The Malus domestica chromosome 10, GDT2T_hap1 genome contains a region encoding:
- the LOC103445322 gene encoding probably inactive leucine-rich repeat receptor-like protein kinase At5g48380 gives MAFSMYMLSNGRDPGIFVGAVVWLLLSCSFSSAVESDINCLKSLKATLQDPLGYLNSSWDFNNNTEGFICNFLGIECWHPHESKVLNIKLSDLGLKGPFPHGIANCTSLTGLDLSSNKLSGPLPEDIGRIISFITTLDLSSNSFSGQIPTNITNCSYLNVLKLDSNQFTGNIPLGIGQLGRMKSFSVANNQLSGPVPDFGNNSGITAESYANNAGLCGKLLNPCRGAQKKSNSVVIVAAGVGGATFAALVVIFALVFLMRRVSAKKKEEDPEGNKWAKSLKKTKAVKVSMFEKSLSKMKLSDLMRASNSFCKDNIIGTGRTGTMYKAVLDDGTPLMVKRLQESQHSEKEFLSEMTTLGNIEHRNLVPLLGFCTAKRERLLVYRYMPNGTLHDQLHPADAEGAKIMDWPTRLKIGIGAARGLAWLHHNCNPRIIHRNISSKCILLDADFEPRISEFGLARLMNPIDTHLSTFVNGEFGDLGYVAPEYTRTLVATPKGDVYSFGTVLLELVTGERATHISKAPEDFKGNLVEWIMQLSSRSQLLDALDKSLVGKGVNDELFQFLKVACNCVGPIAKERPTMFEVYQLLRAIGEKYHFTVEDEMMMPIDNGDGDGTGELIVARGMVEMT, from the exons ATGGCTTTTTCAATGTATATGCTATCGAATGGACGAGATCCTGGTATTTTCGTTGGTGCAGTGGTCTGGTTATTACTCAGTTGTAGTTTCAGCTCTGCTGTTGAGAGTGATATCAACTGCTTGAAAAGTCTAAAAGCAACACTTCAGGACCCTTTAGGTTACTTAAACTCTTCATGGGATTTCAACAATAACACAGAAGGTTTCATCTGTAACTTTCTGGGAATCGAGTGTTGGCACCCTCACGAGAGCAAAGTTTTAAATATCAAGCTTTCGGATTTGGGGCTCAAGGGCCCGTTTCCTCATGGTATAGCGAATTGCACAAGCTTAACAGGATTAGATCTTTCGAGCAACAAGCTCAGTGGACCTCTTCCTGAAGATATCGGTAGAATTATTTCGTTCATTACAACTCTTGATCTCTCTTCTAACAGCTTCTCAGGGCAAATCCCAACAAATATTACCAATTGTAGCTATCTGAATGTGCTTAAGCTTGACAGCAACCAGTTCACCGGTAACATCCCTCTAGGGATTGGCCAGCTCGGTAGGATGAAATCATTTAGCGTGGCAAACAATCAGCTTTCTGGCCCAGTCCCAGACTTCGGTAACAATAGTGGAATTACAGCAGAAAGTTACGCAAACAATGCTGGACTTTGTGGGAAGCTTCTGAATCCGTGCCGGGGAGCTCAAAAGAAGTCTAACAGCGTAGTTATTGTGGCAGCTGGTGTTGGCGGTGCAACGTTTGCAGCACTAGTTGTGATTTTTGCCTTGGTCTTCCTTATGCGTAGAGTGTctgcaaagaagaaggaagaggaccCTGAAGGAAACAAGTGGGCTAAGAGTTTGAAGAAAACGAAAGCCGTCAAG GTTTCCATGTTTGAGAAGTCACTTTCTAAAATGAAGCTGAGTGATCTCATGAGGGCCAGCAACAGTTTCTGCAAGGACAATATCATTGGGACAGGAAGAACTGGAACGATGTACAAAGCAGTGCTCGATGATGGCACTCCACTTATGGTCAAGAGGTTGCAGGAATCTCAACACTCTGAGAAAGAGTTTCTGTCTGAGATGACTACTTTGGGAAATATAGAGCACCGTAACTTGGTTCCTCTTTTAGGTTTTTGCACAGCAAAGAGGGAAAGGCTTTTGGTCTATAGGTACATGCCTAATGGTACCCTCCATGATCAGCTACATCCTGCAGATGCTGAAGGAGCAAAGATCATGGACTGGCCAACTAGGCTTAAAATTGGGATAGGTGCTGCTAGAGGATTAGCATGGCTCCACCATAACTGCAATCCTCGAATTATCCACCGAAACATAAGCTCCAAATGCATCTTATTGGATGCAGATTTTGAGCCGAGAATATCTGAATTTGGGCTAGCTAGGCTCATGAATCCAATTGATACACATTTGAGTACTTTTGTGAATGGGGAGTTTGGTGATCTGGGATATGTTGCTCCCGAGTATACACGAACTCTAGTGGCCACTCCAAAGGGAGATGTTTACAGTTTTGGAACTGTACTCCTTGAGTTGGTGACTGGTGAGAGAGCTACCCACATTTCTAAAGCCCCTGAAGACTTCAAAGGAAATTTGGTGGAATGGATTATGCAACTGTCAAGCAGATCTCAACTCCTGGATGCGCTCGACAAATCTTTGGTCGGGAAGGGTGTGAATGATGAGCTTTTCCAGTTTCTTAAAGTTGCGTGCAACTGTGTAGGGCCTATTGCCAAGGAGAGGCCTACAATGTTTGAAGTATACCAGCTTCTAAGGGCCATAGGGGAGAAATATCACTTCACAGTCGAAGATGAGATGATGATGCCAATAGACAATGGCGATGGTGATGGTACAGGCGAACTTATTGTTGCTCGAGGGATGGTTGAGATGACCTGA
- the LOC103445513 gene encoding probably inactive leucine-rich repeat receptor-like protein kinase At5g48380, with protein sequence MAFLIRDTLLSKQHLGNIFICCVLLLSCSFSSAVESDINCLISIKASLQDPLGYLNSSWDFNNNTEGFICTFLGIECWHLQESKVLNIKLSGLGLQGPFPHGVANCTSLSGLDLSSNKLSGPLPEDIGRIISFITTLDLSSNSFSGQIPTNITNCSYLNVLKLDSNQFTGNIPLGIGQLGRMKTFSVANNQLSGQVPYFGNNSAITTESYANNAKLCGKPLKPCRSSQVKSTSTLVKVLKSNSVVIAAAAGFGFAFPFSFCFFLPRAPSVRRLWVFYRGYKLR encoded by the coding sequence ATGGCTTTCTTAATACGTGATACCTTGTTGAGCAAACAACATCTTGGcaacatttttatttgttgcgtCTTATTGCTAAGTTGTAGTTTCAGCTCTGCTGTTGAGAGTGATATCAACTGCCTCATAAGCATAAAAGCATCACTTCAGGACCCTTTAGGTTACTTAAACTCTTCATGGGATTTCAACAATAACACAGAAGGTTTCATCTGTACGTTTCTGGGAATCGAGTGTTGGCACCTTCAGGAGAGCAAAGTTTTAAATATCAAGCTTTCGGGTTTGGGACTCCAGGGCCCGTTTCCTCATGGTGTAGCGAATTGCACAAGCTTATCCGGATTAGATCTTTCAAGCAACAAGCTCAGTGGACCTCTTCCTGAAGATATCGGTAGAATTATTTCGTTCATTACAACTCTTGATCTCTCTTCTAACAGCTTCTCAGGGCAAATCCCAACAAATATTACCAATTGTAGCTATCTGAATGTGCTTAAGCTTGACAGCAACCAGTTCACCGGTAACATCCCTCTAGGGATTGGCCAGCTCGGTAGGATGAAAACATTTAGCGTGGCAAACAATCAGCtctctggccaagtcccatactTCGGTAACAATAGTGCAATTACAACAGAAAGTTACGCAAACAATGCTAAACTTTGTGGGAAGCCTCTAAAGCCTTGTCGATCGTCTCAAGTGAAGTCCACTAGTACTCTAGTTAAGGTTTTGAAGTCAAACAGTGTTGTTATAGCAGCAGCAGCTGGTTTTGGAtttgcttttcctttttctttctgttttttccTTCCAAGAGCTCCTAGTGTGCGTCGCTTGTGGGTCTTCTATCGAGGATATAAACTGAGGTAG